The Natronocella acetinitrilica DNA segment AAGCAGCACCTGATCGTCCGTCAGACCCAGCGAGGTGCCAGGCGTGATAACGCCGGCGGCCAGATTGTCGCCGTCGTTCCGCCGCGGCTTGCCACGTTGGGTGGACAGCACACCTGACAAGGGCTGCTGGGTGGCCAGGTCGAATCCGCCAATGGCGCGCACGGTCACGGTATCTGCTGAGATCGTACCCGGCCGCATGCGCAGACAATGCCGCGCCGGGCCTTCACGACAGTAATCCCGCGCCGCCGCCACCGTTTCGCCCTGGCTGTTGCGGATTTCTGGCCGGTACGAATAGAACCCGAAGCGATCGGTGAGCGCAGAGGGTTCGCTGCCATCGAGCCGACCATTGTCGTTGAGGTCTACCCAGACGACAGCCCCGGCAACCCGGCCGTCCACCACGGCACCACTCATCTGGTAGCGGGAGCCACTGTTGCTGCCGTCATCCTGATCACTGGCGCTCAAGCAGCCAGCCAGCGCCAGTGCGCCTGCCAGACCAATGCCGGCGAACCCGAACTGCTTGATACGCATACCTGTCGATTCCTTTTTCATCATTCGAAACCTCAAAAAGCCAGCTCGAGTCCGGCGCTCACCGCCGCACTGCGGGGATAGCTGTCGCCGTCCACGTCGACGCTGTCCAGCGTCCAGGCAACATCCAGGGTGAACACACGAAACAGGGTCGTACCCAGGCTCACATAGTTCAGCTCGCTGCCGGAGAAATTGCGATGGAAACCGGCCCTGAAGCCAGGCATCAGCCAGCTGTCGGGGATGTAGCCGCCGGAAACGCTCAGCCAGCGGTGCGGATCACCGATGGGGTCATTGGTCTCGTTGACGTCCAGGGAGCCAGCCAGCATCCAGCGCCGGGTGGCAAACGGAAACCAGGCACCCTCTACCGTCAGCTTCGGCGCCATTTCGTAGGTTTCGTTGAGATCGATCCGGTCGCCGAAGAAAGCGGCTGACTGGCAGTTGGCCTGCCGCAGCCCGCTGAGACGATCACAGCTTCTTCCGATACGCGGGTAGTCGAACTCCGGGCTGTTGAGATTCGCCAGGGTTGCACCCAACTGATAGTTGGATGCAACCCAGAGCACGCCCACGTCCAGCCCGAACGCACTGCTCCTGCGGGTGTTGGCGTCGTACTCATCGCTGAGCACGTCACCCAGATCTTCGTCGCTGTCCACGTCCTGCAGGGCGATCACCGTCTTGGACAGCTCCGCCTCGTAGTGAACCAGACGGACTCCGGCATGCAGCCGACCTTCCGGCAGTTCGAGTACCGGGCGGCCATAGCTCACGCCAACTTCGCGCCAACGCCCGCCCTTGACGTAGACGGCTGATTCGGTCTCGATGATATCCTGATCGCTGTTGTACACTAGGGGATCATCAAGAAAACTCACCCGGGCCTGGCCGCCGTAGCGGATGTCCAGGGAGACCGTGCCACCCAGGGTCTCGTTGGAGACCACGAACGGAGTGAACGGGACCTGCGCCGAACCGTTGACCTTGATATAGCCTTCCTTGCCAAAATCCCGCAGCAGGCCCTGGAAACGATCGATGATGTCCTGGGCCTCACCCTGACCGATATCGTCCCGGTCGAGGATGTCCAGCAGATCCTCCACCTCCTCGGAAAAATCGTCAGCGTCGCCCAGTTCATAACCGAGTGCCACTGGGCCGATCAGCGCAAAGCGGAATCCGGGGCGCTCTGCACCAGAACCGGCAGCGGGATTGCCGATCACCGATGTGGCGGTGCCCGGCGCGCTCACATTGCCGTAGGTCAAGGCGGGGCCTGAGCGGATCAAATCAGGCCCGGCTTGAGCCTGGGTTGCAAACACGCAAAAAGCGGCCGTGCCGGCCAGAAAGGATAAACGCAGTGGTTTCATGCCCTGCCCCTGAAGTGTCCGGGTTTACGACCCGGTGTCTTTATGACCTGCTGGCTGTGCCCGGCGAGACACCGCACACAGACGAACCATTCGGGGCGACCATACCGCCAAACACTTCACAACGACTGCGATCGGGTTGGCAGTTCATCCGCAAAAAAAACGGAGCACCGCGGTTCGCGGCACTCCGTTGGAAGGGCATCATCTGGTCCTTGCCTTAGATTCGCCTCGCTGCGGCGGTCAAGCAGTGACTGGGACTGCTTCCCGGTCCCGGCGGCGTTTCTGTATCCACCAGATTAGCGCCAGCAAGACGAGCGCCGGGATGAAGAACAGTCGGCGATCGGGCCGATCCGCCGGGACAAGTAAACCGGTGATCTGCATCCCCATGTCCAGACCGAGGCGGTCCGCCTGGCTACCGAAGCGCACATTGCTGATCTGCACCTGCTCACCCATGGCCATGGTGAGGATGCCGGCGCGCTGCAACCGATCGCTCACGGAGCCCTCGTCGCTACCCAGGGGCAGCATCACCGCCTTGGAGATGTCGCGGCCTTCGGCGTCGATTCCCTCCACCCACATGCGCAGGTGGCCACCTGCCGGCTCCTGCTCCACCATTTCCTCAAGCTGGGTCGCGGAGAGCTGGTCATACTCCGGGTGGATCATGTCCATCCAGAACCCGGGCCGGAACAGGGTGAAGGCGACCAGCAGCAAGGCAGCGGCCTCGTACCATCGCGAGCGGGTGACGAACCATCCCTGGGTAGCCGCCGCGAATACCAGCATTGCAATGGTCGCACTGACAAAGGTCAGTATCAGGTCCACCGGCCCGCCGATATCCATGAGCAACAACTGCGTGTTGAAGATGAACAGGAAGGGAAGTGCCACCGTCCGCAAGCTGTAGTAGAACGCGTACACCCCGGTCCAGATGGGATCACCCCGTGACACGGCGGCAGCAGCAAACGATGCCAGACCCACCGGTGGCGTCACATCCGCCATGATGCCGAAATAGAACACGAACAGATGCACCGCAATAAGCGGCACAATCAGACCGGACTGTGCGCCCAGATCCACCACGATGGGTGCCATCAGCGTGGCAACGATGATGTAGTTCGCGGTGGTGGGCAGGCCTAGCCCGAGAATCAGGCTCAACATGGCCACCATCACCAGCATTACCATCAGGTTGCCTCCGGAGAGGGTTTCCACCACTTCGGTCAGCACAAGCCCCACGCCGGTCATGGCCACGGTGCCGACAATGATGCCTGCCGCAGCAGTGGCGACGCCGATACCCACCATGTTGCGGGCACCCTGCACCATGCCGTCGAGCAAATCCCAGACCCCGACCCGGAAAGCCGCCATGAACTCGCCGCGACGACGGAAGAAAGCCATGATCGGGCGTTGCGTCAGCACAATGAAGATCAGGAAGGTCACCGCCCAGAACGCCGCCAGCCCCGGAGAGAGGCGTTCGACGATCAGGGCCCAGATCAGCACCACCAAGGGCAGTATGAAGTGCAGCCCGCTGTTGATGGTCGCTTTGGGCTCGGGCAGCTCGAAGATCGGTGCGTTCGGGTCGTCGACATGTAACTCGGGGAAGCGAGAGGCGTTCCATAGCAAGCCGATATAGGCAGCGAAAACACCGACCCCAACAATGACATTGGCGAAATCGCCGAACACGACCCGCAGCCATCCGATACCGTAATACACCACGCCCGACAGGATCAGCAAGCCGAGAACCGTGGTTGAGTAGGCGAACAGCTTGTTCCAGAAGGGTGTTTGTACCTTGGGCGGAATGCCCTTCATGTCCGCCTTCATGGCCTCGAGATGCACGATGTAGATCAGTGCAATGTAGGAGATGATTGCCGGCAGAAATGCGTGGCGTATGACTTCCACGTAAGGGATGCCCACGTACTCCACCATCAGGAAGGCCGCCGCCCCCATGACGGGCGGCATCAATTGCCCGTTGACGGAGCTGGCCACCTCAACCGCACCGGCTTTCTCGGCCTTGAAGCCAACCCGCTTCATCAACGGTATGGTGAATGTCCCGGTGGTCACCGTATTGGCGATGGAGGAGCCGGAGATCAGCCCAGTCATGCCAGAGGCCACCACCGCGGCCTTTGCCGGCCCACCACGCAGATGACCCAGCAGTGAAAAGGCCACCTGTATGAAGTAGTTGCCCGCCCCTGCGCGATCAAGCAATGCGCCGAACAGCACGAACAGGAACACGAAACTGGTGGACACCCCCAAGGCGATACCGAACACACCCTCGTTGGACAGCCAGTACTGGGAAGCGGCCCGGTTGAACGATGCGCCCCGATGGGCGATCAGGTCGGGCATGTAGGGGCCGAGGAAGGTGTAGACCAGGAAGATCACAGCGATGATGGTGAGCGCCGGGCCCAGCGCGCGTCGCGTCGCCTCCAGCAGGGTCACCATCCCAACGCCCGTGACGATGAGATCCATCATCGACGGGCGCCCGGACCTGCTTCCGATCTCTGCGTAGTACAGGAAGAGGTACAAGGCACAGAAGCCGGCGGCCAGGGCCAGCGCCCAGTCCGCCAGGGGAATTCGTCTGGGGTCGGACGGCACCAGGCTTGAATAGGCCGCCAGGGCAAACACAATGCCCATGCATAGCATGACTATGGGCCGTGTGCCCACCGCCATGTCGAATTGCAGGGCTGTGGCATAGGCAAGCGTCGCAACGGCTGCGACGACATATAGCCAGCCTGTGAGCCGCAGGCCGCCCCGTTGAGAAGTCGTCAGCCCCGGAAAAGCGAGGAAGGCAAGGACCAACGCAAAGGCCAGGTGCACGGAGCGTGCTTCGGTATCGGACGTGATACCCCAGCCGATCATGTAGGGGATGGGTGACGCGATCCATACCTGGAAAAGAGACCAGGCAAGTGCGGTCAGATACAGGAGCTTGGCGGTATAGCCCATGGGCTCTCGCCCGCCCACGTCCACCTTGAGCATTTCTTCCGTGCCGTTGTTACCAGGTTCAGCCGCAGTTTTTTCCGACACCTGTCATCTCCCTGTTCTGCCCTTTTTCTTATTCGATGGCCGTAAAAAACACGGCGGCCAGCGGCCGCCGTGCGATGGCTCTCTACATACCAACCGGCCTTAGTCGATCAGGCCAGCCTCACGGTAGTAACGCTCGGCGCCCGGGTGCAGCGGTGCGGACAGACCGGCGCTGACCATTTCTTCCTTGTCGAGCACGGAGAATGCCGGATGCAGACCCTGGAAGGTCTCGAAGTTCTCGAAGACGGCGCGAACCAGGTGATAGACCACGTCATCGTCTACATCGGCCGACGTCACCAGGGTAGCACCGACACCGAAGGTGCGGATGTCCTCGTCATGGTTCGGGTACATGCCCGCCGGCAACGTCGCGTGGAAGTAATACGGGTTCTCTTCCACCAGGTTGTCCACGACCTCGCCCGTGACGTTCACCAGGCGCGCATTACAGGTCGCTATGGGCTCCTGGATGGAGCCGGATGGATGACCCACCGTGAACAGAATGATGTCGATACGACCGTCACACAGTGCCGCAGCCTGTTCCCGGGACGGCAATTCCGAAGCCAGGGAGAAATCACTTGTCGACCAGCCGTACTCGTCCATCAGACGCTCGACGGTGCCGCGCTGACCGGAACCCGGGTTGCCGATATTCACCCGCTTGCCGCGAATCTGTTCGAAGTCCGTCACGCCGGCGTCGGGATGCGCCACGACGGTGAAGGGCTCGGGATGCAGGGAGAAGACCGCCCGCAGTTCCTCGTGGGCACCCTGATCCTCGAACTGATCCGAACCATTGTACGAGTGGTACTGCCAGTCGGATTGCACGACACCGAACTCGAGCTCACCCTCCCGCAGGGAGTTCAGGTTGAAGATGGAACCGGCGGTGGACTCCGCTGAGCAGCGAATACCGTGCTCGCTACGGCCCTGGTTCAGCAAACGGCAGATTGCTCCGCCGGTCGGGTAGTAAACGCCGGTCACGCCACCTGTACCGATCGTCGTAAAACGCTGCTGCGCTTCGGCGCTGGGTGAGGCGGCCAGCGTAGAGGCCGCGACCAGCAGGCCGGCGGCCAGACCATGCACTCCAAAACGTCCAATTCGCGTTGCCAAGGTGAACCTCCTAGATCTCTTTTGGTTTATTCCATGTGTTGGCACTTCTGATGGCAGCAGCGGGACTGCTACGCCACCCTTACTGACACTATATATGCGATTGCCGACAACGCTACCGTCGTTTGCCCGGTTCGGCAGATCGTTGATCCAACGGCGTCCCCCACGCCACCGCCTTGCGAGACGTGCCTGCTGCGGGGGCATCGTCTACCCTACTGCAGAGGGCGTTACACAACAGCCGCACCCTGCAATCGCCCTACTAGTAATATCCACAGACAGAAAAATGTACAAGCTTTCATGTCACCGCGACACGACAGCACGCCGAAGAACAAACCCATGGAGAGTATCGTGAACGACAGGACCAGCACCGGACGCCGCGGGCAGTCGCCTGATATCCATCTGAATTTGAATGTGCGGGGCCTGGGCCAGTCCGCCACTCTGGCCATCAACGAGCGCAGCGCGGAACTTGCCGCCTCGGGCCGCCACGTATTCCGTTTTGGCCTGGGCCAGTCGCCCTTCCCCGTCCCCGAGCCGGTTGAGAACGAGCTCAAGAGCAATGCTCACCAGAAGGACTACCTGCCGGTCAAGGGGCTGCGAACACTGCGAGAGGCGGTGGCCGATTATCACCGCCGCACCCAGGGGATCGAGGTCAACGCCGACGATGTGCTGATCGGCCCCGGGTCGAAGGAACTGATGTTCATCCTGCAACTCGTCTACTACGGCGATCTGGTCATCCCCACGCCGAGCTGGGTGTCCTATGCGCCCCAGGCACATATCATCGGCCGTCAGATCCGCTGGCTGGATACCCGCGCCGAGAACGACTGGCGACTGCTGCCCGAAGAATTGGAGAAGCTCTGCAAGAAGGATCCCACCCGACCGCGGATCCTGATCCTGAACTATCCCAACAATCCCACTGGCGACACCTACACCGCCGACGAACTGAAGGCGCTTGCGGCCGTGGCGCGGCGCTACAAGGTGGTACTGCTCTCGGATGAGATTTACGGCGGGGTCCACCACCGGGGCCAGCATGTGTCTGCGGCGCGCTTCTATCCCGAGGGCACCATCATCAGCGGCGGGCTCAGCAAATGGTGCGGCGCCGGGGGCTGGCGGCTCGGCACCTTCGCCTTCCCGCGTGGACTGCGCTGGCTGCTTGATGCCATGGCGGTGGTGGCCAGCGAGACCTTTACCTCCACGGCGGCACCAATCCAGTATGCGGCAGTCCGTGGATTCTCCGGCGGGCTCGAGATCGAGCGCTACCTCAATCAGTCGCGGCGCATACTGCGCGCTCTGGGCAACCACTGCTGGCAACAACTCACCAGCAAGGCCGGCTGCGGCATGCCCAAACCCAAGGGCGGCTTCTACCTGTTCCCGGATTTCAGCCGCCATCGCGAAGCCTTCGCCACCAAGGGCATTCGCACCAGCGCCGATCTCTGCGACCGCATTCTGGAGGACACCGGTGTTGCCATGCTGCCAGGCAGTGCATTCGGGCGGCCGGAAACCGAGCTGTCAGTCCGTATGGCCTATGTGGATTTTGACGGAGCAAGAGCGCTGGCTGCGGCTGAGGAACCCGAATTCCAGCAGGAACTCGACCTCGCATTTCTGCAGACCTACTGCCCCAATGTGACTGACGGAATTGATCGCCTTGTCGAGTGGGTAAACGCCAACGGCTGAGGTCCCTTAACAGACGTTGGCAGCCCCATTAGCCCGACTAGTCGATGGGACAACGACGCGCGTATCGCCGTGGCGCATACCAGCGATACAGCGCCTCAAGGGGCCGCAACAGGCCCAGACCACGCACCACGCGTGCCAGCCAGCGCCAGTAAGGCAGCTGAGCCCAGACCATGGCGAAGCCGTCGACGCCGCTGCGCAGACGGCCCTGCTCATCCAGCGCATGGAAACGCCGCATGGCAGTGTCCCAGTCCACGCCGGTCCCATCCAGAGCCTCGGGCTCGGCAACAATGTCACGCCAGTCGATGGCATCATTCCGATCCAGCCGTCGATAGTGGGCGATCTCCCGCCGGCAGATGGGGCATCCACCGTCATAAAAGACCACGGGGCGTCTTGGCGTACTCATTTTGCCTTCTCCTCGCGCCGCGCCATCAGCATGTAGTTGACGCTGAGGGATGGCGACAACCACATGCGGCGGTTCAGCGGGTTGACCTTGACGCCGGTGCGCTCGACAACCGCAAGCCTGCCCTCTTGCAGCAGCGCGGTGAGTTCGGCCGGCGTCGGAAAACGTCGCCACTGGTGGGTGCCCCTGGGCAGCAGGCGGAACAGGTATTCCGCACCGACAATCGCGACCACGAACGAGATCATGTTGCGATTAATGGTGGCGACGAAGGTATACCCGCCGGGGCGCACCAACGCGTTTACCGCTTGCATGAATGCGGACAGATCCGCCACGTGCTCGACCACCTCCATATTGAGCACGACGTCATACTGTTCGCTCCGCGTGGCCAGCGCCTCGGCGGTGGCCACCTGATAATCGATGGAAAGCCCCTGCTCCCTTGCATGACCCTGCGCCACCATGATGTTGGTGTCGACCACGTCAACCCCATGGACGGTGGCACCCATTCTCGCCATGGACTCACTGAGCAACCCGCCGCCGCAGCCGATATCCAGCACCCGCAGCCCCTGCAGGGGCTGCTCGGCGGTGGCATCCTGGTCAAGGGCGCGGCAGAGTTGATCGCGAATCCATGTCGTACGCAGTTGGTTCAGAACGTGCAGCGGCCAGAGCTTGCCGTCCTCCTGCCACCACATGTCGGCCAGCCGGCGATAACGGTCGACCTCGGCCGGGTCAACGGTGGCGTCATTCACTGATTCCTGGCGCATGATGACTCCGCAAACAGAACTCGTACGAACTCGGACAAGCGCTTCCGTGCGGCGTTCCTTCGGGGTGGCGAGAGCGATCTCGCAAGGGCACAATGCCCGCCATGGAAACAAGTGCAACCCTCGCCCCCAACCTGGTTCTGCTCGCCCTGATTGGCCTGTTCGGCGCCGCCGCCTATTACGTGCATCGGGAGTTGGCGCGTCGTGTCCCACCGGGTCGTGCCCTGCGCAACACGCGCATCATCCTTGGAGCGACAGCAGTGGCTTTCGGCTGGATCACGGCTCGTGTAGTCGGGCTGACCAGCCCCGGGCTGAACTTCTTCCTGGTCTTTCTGGCCTCGGCGGCCGTGGTGCATGTGCCAGCGGCCTGCATACTCTGGCTGAAGGCCGAGAAGGCCCGTCAGGAACGTGACGACTGACCGTCGGCAACCGTGGACTGGCGACTCAGCAGGAAGTGGCCTCGCGCCGTCGCCACCACTGTCCGTGACTCCGCCCCCTGCCAGCACTCCACCGCCGCATTGACCACCCGCTGGCCCTGGCGCAATACGGTACAAGCCGCGTACACGTGTTCAGGCCTGCCAGGACGCAGATAGTCGATGGAGAAATCGATGATTCTCGGAACCACGGCTGTCTCGAACGTCCACAGCATGTGGACGATGGCGGCGTGCTCGGCGAAGGCACCAATAACACCACCATGCAGGGCGGGTAACCGTGGGTTGCCGATATTGTCGTGGCTGTAGCGCAGACGGAAGATCAGCTCCTCGTCCTGCTCGCGAAAATCGATCCCGAGAAACTCGCCGTAGGGAAACAGGCCCATGACCGCCGCATGGTCGCCGCGACGTCGCGCATCCGCCACGATTTCAAGCACGTCCATCATGCCGATATCGCCTGCCCCAGCCGCATGAAGCTACTCATGCTGACCGCAACCGGGTTGTCGTCATCGCCGTCATGGGCCACACAGCGCACGAAAGCAACGCTGCGGGTCACCTTGTAGCAGATCGCCTCGCAATGCAGCGTTCGACCTGGCTGGGCGGTTCGCAGATGATCGATGCGCAGATCAAGGGTGGCCACCGCCTCGGGCGGATCAATGGCAATAATGGCGGCGGCACCACTGGTCTGGTCGATAGCGGTGGTGATCACACCACCGTGGATGACTCCCGTGCCGGGATTACCCACCAGTTCGTCGCGATAGGCAAGACGGGTCGACAGACTACTCGCCCCCACCTGATCCAGTTCGATGCCCAGCCGACGGCCGTGGGGCAGCAGGGAGAAGAAATGCCGCGCCACCTCCCACTGCAAGGCGCTGGCATCGTCGGTCATGGAGACGCCCCATCGGATTCATCGTCGTCATCCCAGAGACCGGATTCGTCGGCAGCAACAATGACGGCTTCCAGGTCTGCCTGGAGTTCCAGGGGCGGCAGCTCGACACCGTCCAGGGCGGCATCCCAGTTCACGCCAACGCGCAGGCCATCCTGCTGAAGCCCTGGTAGCCAGTCCTCCAGCAATTCGTCCAGCGCGATTGCCGTGGACGAATAGATACTCCACTCACCGGTTGCCGCGGCGTCCGCGCCTTCAACACTGGACCAGAGCGGTAGCACCATGACATCGGGATCCTCAGTGGATTCGGTCAAGGCCCAGCCCTCATCGTCCTGCAGCGCATAGACGGTTCCGTTCTCCACCGCCTCCTGCAGGAAACCCTGCATGGCTGGATCCAGCGACGAGAAATCAGTCATGTCCATGATGGTCTCTCCGGCTTGCGAATGGGCGCTACTGTACGCGCAACCATGGCCGATACGAAAGCGGTTGCGACGCCTTGATCGTGGCCGTCCGGGCACCCGCGGAATTAGTCCGATTGCAGACTTTCCCCGCCTGTTGTGGTGCAATGCGCACGGTTTCGAATCCTCCGGGGTACTCCGTGCAGCGGCAACTGACAATTCTCGCGCCCCTGGCCCTGGTCATGGCCGCCCTGTTCTGGGCCGGCAATGCGGTTGTGGGCCGGGGCGTCATCGACCTGATTCCGCCCATGGCGCTATCGTTCTGGCGCTGGGTCATCGCGTTCCTGGTCATACTGCCCTTCGCCCTGCCCCACCTGCGAGAGGCCGCACCCACCCTGCGCAACAATGTCGGCAAATTGTTTGTGCTGGCATTTCTCAGTGCCGGCATGTTCAACACGATTCTCTATCTTGCGGCGCAC contains these protein-coding regions:
- a CDS encoding conjugal transfer protein TraF: MKPLRLSFLAGTAAFCVFATQAQAGPDLIRSGPALTYGNVSAPGTATSVIGNPAAGSGAERPGFRFALIGPVALGYELGDADDFSEEVEDLLDILDRDDIGQGEAQDIIDRFQGLLRDFGKEGYIKVNGSAQVPFTPFVVSNETLGGTVSLDIRYGGQARVSFLDDPLVYNSDQDIIETESAVYVKGGRWREVGVSYGRPVLELPEGRLHAGVRLVHYEAELSKTVIALQDVDSDEDLGDVLSDEYDANTRRSSAFGLDVGVLWVASNYQLGATLANLNSPEFDYPRIGRSCDRLSGLRQANCQSAAFFGDRIDLNETYEMAPKLTVEGAWFPFATRRWMLAGSLDVNETNDPIGDPHRWLSVSGGYIPDSWLMPGFRAGFHRNFSGSELNYVSLGTTLFRVFTLDVAWTLDSVDVDGDSYPRSAAVSAGLELAF
- a CDS encoding thiol-disulfide oxidoreductase DCC family protein — protein: MSTPRRPVVFYDGGCPICRREIAHYRRLDRNDAIDWRDIVAEPEALDGTGVDWDTAMRRFHALDEQGRLRSGVDGFAMVWAQLPYWRWLARVVRGLGLLRPLEALYRWYAPRRYARRCPID
- the ubiG gene encoding bifunctional 2-polyprenyl-6-hydroxyphenol methylase/3-demethylubiquinol 3-O-methyltransferase UbiG, coding for MRQESVNDATVDPAEVDRYRRLADMWWQEDGKLWPLHVLNQLRTTWIRDQLCRALDQDATAEQPLQGLRVLDIGCGGGLLSESMARMGATVHGVDVVDTNIMVAQGHAREQGLSIDYQVATAEALATRSEQYDVVLNMEVVEHVADLSAFMQAVNALVRPGGYTFVATINRNMISFVVAIVGAEYLFRLLPRGTHQWRRFPTPAELTALLQEGRLAVVERTGVKVNPLNRRMWLSPSLSVNYMLMARREEKAK
- a CDS encoding TAXI family TRAP transporter solute-binding subunit, yielding MATRIGRFGVHGLAAGLLVAASTLAASPSAEAQQRFTTIGTGGVTGVYYPTGGAICRLLNQGRSEHGIRCSAESTAGSIFNLNSLREGELEFGVVQSDWQYHSYNGSDQFEDQGAHEELRAVFSLHPEPFTVVAHPDAGVTDFEQIRGKRVNIGNPGSGQRGTVERLMDEYGWSTSDFSLASELPSREQAAALCDGRIDIILFTVGHPSGSIQEPIATCNARLVNVTGEVVDNLVEENPYYFHATLPAGMYPNHDEDIRTFGVGATLVTSADVDDDVVYHLVRAVFENFETFQGLHPAFSVLDKEEMVSAGLSAPLHPGAERYYREAGLID
- a CDS encoding PaaI family thioesterase, which translates into the protein MMDVLEIVADARRRGDHAAVMGLFPYGEFLGIDFREQDEELIFRLRYSHDNIGNPRLPALHGGVIGAFAEHAAIVHMLWTFETAVVPRIIDFSIDYLRPGRPEHVYAACTVLRQGQRVVNAAVECWQGAESRTVVATARGHFLLSRQSTVADGQSSRS
- a CDS encoding pyridoxal phosphate-dependent aminotransferase, which gives rise to MSPRHDSTPKNKPMESIVNDRTSTGRRGQSPDIHLNLNVRGLGQSATLAINERSAELAASGRHVFRFGLGQSPFPVPEPVENELKSNAHQKDYLPVKGLRTLREAVADYHRRTQGIEVNADDVLIGPGSKELMFILQLVYYGDLVIPTPSWVSYAPQAHIIGRQIRWLDTRAENDWRLLPEELEKLCKKDPTRPRILILNYPNNPTGDTYTADELKALAAVARRYKVVLLSDEIYGGVHHRGQHVSAARFYPEGTIISGGLSKWCGAGGWRLGTFAFPRGLRWLLDAMAVVASETFTSTAAPIQYAAVRGFSGGLEIERYLNQSRRILRALGNHCWQQLTSKAGCGMPKPKGGFYLFPDFSRHREAFATKGIRTSADLCDRILEDTGVAMLPGSAFGRPETELSVRMAYVDFDGARALAAAEEPEFQQELDLAFLQTYCPNVTDGIDRLVEWVNANG
- a CDS encoding TRAP transporter permease; the encoded protein is MSEKTAAEPGNNGTEEMLKVDVGGREPMGYTAKLLYLTALAWSLFQVWIASPIPYMIGWGITSDTEARSVHLAFALVLAFLAFPGLTTSQRGGLRLTGWLYVVAAVATLAYATALQFDMAVGTRPIVMLCMGIVFALAAYSSLVPSDPRRIPLADWALALAAGFCALYLFLYYAEIGSRSGRPSMMDLIVTGVGMVTLLEATRRALGPALTIIAVIFLVYTFLGPYMPDLIAHRGASFNRAASQYWLSNEGVFGIALGVSTSFVFLFVLFGALLDRAGAGNYFIQVAFSLLGHLRGGPAKAAVVASGMTGLISGSSIANTVTTGTFTIPLMKRVGFKAEKAGAVEVASSVNGQLMPPVMGAAAFLMVEYVGIPYVEVIRHAFLPAIISYIALIYIVHLEAMKADMKGIPPKVQTPFWNKLFAYSTTVLGLLILSGVVYYGIGWLRVVFGDFANVIVGVGVFAAYIGLLWNASRFPELHVDDPNAPIFELPEPKATINSGLHFILPLVVLIWALIVERLSPGLAAFWAVTFLIFIVLTQRPIMAFFRRRGEFMAAFRVGVWDLLDGMVQGARNMVGIGVATAAAGIIVGTVAMTGVGLVLTEVVETLSGGNLMVMLVMVAMLSLILGLGLPTTANYIIVATLMAPIVVDLGAQSGLIVPLIAVHLFVFYFGIMADVTPPVGLASFAAAAVSRGDPIWTGVYAFYYSLRTVALPFLFIFNTQLLLMDIGGPVDLILTFVSATIAMLVFAAATQGWFVTRSRWYEAAALLLVAFTLFRPGFWMDMIHPEYDQLSATQLEEMVEQEPAGGHLRMWVEGIDAEGRDISKAVMLPLGSDEGSVSDRLQRAGILTMAMGEQVQISNVRFGSQADRLGLDMGMQITGLLVPADRPDRRLFFIPALVLLALIWWIQKRRRDREAVPVTA
- a CDS encoding PaaI family thioesterase, which codes for MTDDASALQWEVARHFFSLLPHGRRLGIELDQVGASSLSTRLAYRDELVGNPGTGVIHGGVITTAIDQTSGAAAIIAIDPPEAVATLDLRIDHLRTAQPGRTLHCEAICYKVTRSVAFVRCVAHDGDDDNPVAVSMSSFMRLGQAISA
- a CDS encoding DUF2750 domain-containing protein, which encodes MDMTDFSSLDPAMQGFLQEAVENGTVYALQDDEGWALTESTEDPDVMVLPLWSSVEGADAAATGEWSIYSSTAIALDELLEDWLPGLQQDGLRVGVNWDAALDGVELPPLELQADLEAVIVAADESGLWDDDDESDGASP